CGGTGCATCGGGCCTGCTGCCGACGCTGGCAGCCATCCGCGCCGGTAAAACCGTGCTGCTGGCGAATAAAGAATCTCTTGTCACATGCGGCCGCCTGTTTATGGAGGCGGTACAGCGTCATCAGGCCCGGTTATTGCCCGTCGACAGCGAGCACAATGCCATTTTTCAGAGTTTACCGGCTTCCATACAGCAGCAGTTGGGGTACGCTGATCTGCGGGAGAACGGCATTGAGTCGATTATCCTCACGGGATCAGGTGGCCCTTTTCGTGACACGCCATTAGCTGAGTTAGCGGCTATGTCGCCGGATCAGGCATGTGCGCATCCGAACTGGTCAATGGGGCGTAAAATCTCTGTTGATTCAGCCACCATGATGAATAAAGGTCTTGAATACATTGAAGCCCGCTGGCTATTTAACGCAACGGATGCGCAGATGGAAGTGATCCTGCATCCGCAGTCGGTCATCCATTCTATGGTGCGTTATTGCGATGGTAGCGTGCTGGCGCAACTGGGATCGCCCGATATGCGTACCCCTATTGCTCACAGCATGGCATGGCCAGCACGTATTTCTGCCGGCGTGACACCGCTCGATTTCACTCGAATGAAAGCGCTGACCTTCGCTGAGCCGGATTACGCGCGCTATCCCTGCCTGAAGCTGGCAATTGACGCCTGCGCCACTGGCCAGGCCGCCACGACGACGCTGAATGCAGCGAATGAGGTGGCGGTCGCCGCATTTCTGCAGCATCAGATCCGCTTTACCGATATCGCAGCACTGAACAGTGAAGTGCTGGCATCGCTGAGCTGCGGGGAACCCGATAGCGTTGAGGCGGTGGTGGAGATTGATCGGTTAGCGCGAGTATGTGCCACGGAAATGTTGCCACGTTTGCGCATAGCAGGTTGATTGTCCCCGCTATTTGTTAGCTCAGGGCGAAAATGGTATAGTCGCTCGCTCGCGTTTCACGGCCTGGCATTGTTTCGATGCCAGCCGACTGAAAAGTCGGTGTTTGCTGCAGGCGCAATGTATTCAGAAACCACAGCATTTCTGATTAAAGGAATTATTACGCGTTATGTCGTCCAACAATCACAACACATTCGATGACCGGTCTGATTGTACGCCGCGTCACGTGGCCATCATTATGGATGGTAATGGTCGCTGGGCAAAAAATCAGGGCAAACTGCGTATTTCAGGCCACAAAGCCGGGGTAAAATCAGTACGCCGGGCCGTCAGCTTTGCGGTCAGCCATAAGCTGGAAGCGCTCACACTTTACGCATTCAGTAGCGAAAACTGGAGCCGACCGATACAGGAAGTGACGGCCTTAATGGAATTATTTGTCTGGGCGCTTGATAGCGAAGTCAAAAGCCTGCACAAACATAACGTACGTCTGCGTGTTATTGGCGACATCAGTCGTTTCAATTCCAGAATCCAGGAACGCATTCGTCGCGCCGAGGAACTGACTCAGCAAAATAATGGACTGACTCTCAACATTGCTGCCAACTATGGTGGACGTTGGGATATTATCCAGGGTGCCAGAAAATTGGCCGAGCAGGTTCAGGAAGGTTTGTTACGTCCTGACCAGATAACCGAAGAGAGTCTGGCTCCGTACCTTTGTATGAATGAGCTGGCGCCGGTGGATTTAGTGATAAGGACCGGGGGAGAGCATCGAATCAGCAACT
This genomic stretch from Pantoea cypripedii harbors:
- the ispU gene encoding (2E,6E)-farnesyl-diphosphate-specific ditrans,polycis-undecaprenyl-diphosphate synthase produces the protein MSSNNHNTFDDRSDCTPRHVAIIMDGNGRWAKNQGKLRISGHKAGVKSVRRAVSFAVSHKLEALTLYAFSSENWSRPIQEVTALMELFVWALDSEVKSLHKHNVRLRVIGDISRFNSRIQERIRRAEELTQQNNGLTLNIAANYGGRWDIIQGARKLAEQVQEGLLRPDQITEESLAPYLCMNELAPVDLVIRTGGEHRISNFLLWQVAYAEFWFTDVLWPDFDEHVFEGALNAFSLRERRYGGAAPGGA
- the ispC gene encoding 1-deoxy-D-xylulose-5-phosphate reductoisomerase, giving the protein MKRLTLLGSTGSIGTSTLAVVRENPEQYQVTALVAGQNVALMAEQCQQFAPRYAAMADEISAQALRERLRALNIKTEVLSGVQAACELAALDEVDQVMAAIVGASGLLPTLAAIRAGKTVLLANKESLVTCGRLFMEAVQRHQARLLPVDSEHNAIFQSLPASIQQQLGYADLRENGIESIILTGSGGPFRDTPLAELAAMSPDQACAHPNWSMGRKISVDSATMMNKGLEYIEARWLFNATDAQMEVILHPQSVIHSMVRYCDGSVLAQLGSPDMRTPIAHSMAWPARISAGVTPLDFTRMKALTFAEPDYARYPCLKLAIDACATGQAATTTLNAANEVAVAAFLQHQIRFTDIAALNSEVLASLSCGEPDSVEAVVEIDRLARVCATEMLPRLRIAG